A single window of Candidatus Omnitrophota bacterium DNA harbors:
- a CDS encoding response regulator, protein MRKNKKIVIADDNVELCGFMKDILSDEGHEVDMVHNGYQLLAYLENNSPEVIILDLMMPEKDGLSIISTIKQMSPYARIVIYTGYQEYEKSIYARAVDRFLVKGGDIDTLVNTVGEL, encoded by the coding sequence ATGAGGAAGAACAAGAAGATAGTCATTGCGGACGACAACGTGGAACTGTGCGGTTTTATGAAGGATATCCTGTCCGATGAGGGGCATGAGGTCGACATGGTACACAATGGATACCAACTCCTGGCGTACCTTGAGAATAACTCGCCGGAGGTGATAATACTGGACCTTATGATGCCTGAAAAGGACGGATTATCCATTATCAGCACTATTAAACAGATGTCCCCTTACGCCCGTATAGTAATATATACCGGCTACCAGGAGTACGAGAAAAGCATATACGCCAGGGCCGTAGACAGGTTCCTGGTGAAAGGCGGGGATATAGATACCCTTGTCAACACGGTAGGGGAACTGTGA
- the tgt gene encoding tRNA guanosine(34) transglycosylase Tgt: protein MSADMPAARQEPLSSFPVSVLFGGSEHKSMKFIVNSKDAHTGARCGELFTLHGTVRTPVFMPVATRGAVKMLTGAELADAGVEMIISNAYHLYLRPGKDVVERAGGLHKFMGWGKSIATDSGGFQVFSLAGLRKIREEGVEFRSHIDGSRHMFTPENVVDLQISLGSDIMMPLDECVHYPATRDYVEDSVGLTLKWLERAKKHFISREAKSALFAIVQGSTYKDLRERCSLAMAEMDMDGYALGGIGVGEPVELIHEITNFTSGLLPQNKVKYLMGVGTPPEVLEAIAGGIDMFDCVVPTRNGRNGQAFTDVGELQLKNARFKDDTRPIDEKCGCYACRNYSRGYLRHMFLSGEVLGPRMVSLHNISFYADLIRRCRVAIEEGVFGGFKKSFLAGYAA from the coding sequence GTGTCGGCGGATATGCCGGCCGCCAGGCAGGAGCCCTTATCGTCCTTTCCGGTGTCGGTCTTGTTCGGTGGATCGGAGCATAAATCAATGAAGTTCATAGTGAACTCTAAAGACGCTCATACCGGCGCCAGGTGCGGGGAACTTTTTACCTTACATGGTACGGTGAGAACGCCGGTATTCATGCCGGTCGCTACCCGCGGCGCGGTCAAGATGCTTACAGGGGCGGAGCTTGCGGACGCCGGGGTGGAAATGATAATATCCAACGCGTATCATCTCTACCTGCGGCCGGGAAAGGACGTGGTCGAACGTGCCGGGGGTCTCCACAAGTTCATGGGGTGGGGAAAGAGCATCGCTACCGACAGCGGCGGGTTCCAGGTCTTCAGCCTCGCGGGACTCCGTAAGATACGGGAGGAAGGGGTCGAGTTCCGTTCGCATATAGACGGGTCCAGGCATATGTTCACCCCGGAGAACGTGGTCGATCTACAGATAAGCCTTGGGAGCGATATAATGATGCCGCTCGACGAATGTGTGCATTATCCCGCGACAAGGGATTACGTGGAAGACTCCGTGGGGCTTACCCTTAAATGGCTGGAAAGGGCGAAAAAGCATTTTATATCGCGGGAAGCGAAAAGCGCTCTTTTCGCCATTGTGCAGGGAAGTACATATAAGGACCTGAGAGAGAGATGTTCCCTTGCCATGGCCGAGATGGATATGGATGGTTATGCCCTGGGGGGGATCGGTGTCGGTGAGCCGGTCGAACTGATACACGAGATAACGAATTTCACGTCGGGTCTGCTACCGCAGAACAAGGTGAAATACCTTATGGGGGTGGGAACCCCTCCGGAAGTATTGGAAGCCATTGCCGGAGGTATAGACATGTTCGATTGTGTGGTGCCAACACGTAACGGGCGTAACGGCCAGGCGTTCACCGACGTTGGTGAGCTCCAGCTGAAAAATGCCCGTTTCAAGGACGACACGCGTCCGATAGACGAGAAGTGCGGATGTTACGCTTGCAGGAATTACTCAAGAGGGTACCTGAGGCATATGTTCCTTTCCGGGGAGGTGCTTGGGCCGAGGATGGTATCCCTTCATAACATAAGTTTCTACGCGGACCTCATCAGGCGGTGCCGCGTAGCTATAGAAGAAGGTGTTTTCGGCGGATTCAAGAAGTCGTTCCTGGCCGGGTACGCCGCATAG
- the yajC gene encoding preprotein translocase subunit YajC yields MLTLAFAQDAGASQSASTASGSPMGMIYYMLVVFAIFYFLLIRPQKKQQKEHQNMLEAIKKNDEVITSGGMYGTVVNIQNDIVTLRVDDNTRIKVQKSAISGIKKTKKEE; encoded by the coding sequence ATGTTAACTTTAGCATTCGCTCAGGATGCCGGTGCTTCACAGTCGGCAAGTACGGCTTCGGGATCACCCATGGGCATGATATATTACATGCTCGTGGTCTTCGCCATATTCTATTTCCTTCTTATCCGCCCCCAGAAGAAACAGCAGAAGGAGCATCAGAATATGCTGGAAGCCATAAAGAAGAATGACGAGGTCATTACGTCAGGAGGGATGTACGGTACGGTCGTTAATATCCAGAATGACATCGTTACCCTGCGCGTGGACGACAATACCCGGATAAAAGTCCAGAAATCGGCTATATCCGGTATCAAGAAGACCAAAAAAGAGGAATAA